In Fusobacterium simiae, the sequence GAAAAATCACTAATGTTGCTGATGGAGAAATTTCCGCTACTTCTACTGATTCAGTTACTGGTAAACAACTATACAGTGGAGATGGAATTGATACTAATGCTTGGAAAACTAAACTTGGAGTTACAAGTGGTGGAGTTGATTTAACTGCTTACACTAAAAGAGATGGAAGTAATTTAACTGCAAGTGATATTTCTACTTGGAAAACTAAGCTAGGTGTTGGTTCTGGTGGTAGTGGAATGGCTAACTCTGCTACTGGCACTGGAAGCACAGGACTTGGTGTTGATAACACTGTTACTGGCGATTATTCTACTGCTGTTGGTTATAAAAATAAAGTTACTGGTAATCATTCTGGTGCTTTTGGTGACCCTAATGTTGTTACTGGTAATGATTCTTATGCCTTTGGTAATGATAATAACATAGCTGGAGATAATAACTTTGTTTTAGGTAATAATGTTAATATTGGTGCTGGTATTCAAAATTCAGTAGCTCTTGGTAATAATTCTACTGTTTCTTCTTCTAATGAAGTTTCTGTTGGTTCTGCTACACAACAAAGAAAAATTACTAATGTTGCTGATGGAGATGTTTCTGCTACATCTACTGATGCCGTTACTGGTAAACAATTATATAAAGTTATGCAAAATTCAGGTACAACAGGTATAGAAAATTTAAGAAATGAAGTTAATGAAAAAATTGATGATGTTAAAAATGAAGTTAATCACGTTGGTTCATTAAGTGCTGCTCTTGCTGGATTACATCCTATGCAATATGACCCTAAAGCTCCTGCACAAATTATGGCTGCATTAGGTCATTACAGAAATAAACAATCAGTAGCTGTTGGATTAAGTTATTATTTCAATGATAGATTTATGATGAGTGCTGGTGTAGCTATTGGTAGTGAAAAAAGAGTAAAGAGTATGGCTAATGTTGGGTTCACTGTAAAACTTGGTAAAGGTAGTGGAGTTATTTATAATGAAGCACCTCAATATGCTATTCAAGATGAAGTTAAGAGATTGACTGTTGAAAATAATAAACAAGCTAAAGAAAATCAAGAATTAAAAGCTAAGGTAGATAGTCAAGACAAAAAAATTAAAAACTTAGAAGAAAAATTAGATATGTTATTAAAGAATAAATAATTTTATATTCTTTTAAAATTAGAAAAGGAATTGTTGGAAATTTATATTGATTTGCAACAGTTCTTTTTTTATTATTTATAATTAAGAAAGAAAATAAATTTATGTTATAATGATAATAAATAAAAATTAATTTATAGGAGGATTTTATGTTTATAGAACATATAGCAATGTATGTAAATGATTTAGAAAAAACTAAAGAATTTTTTATAAAATACTTAGGTGCAAAAGCAAATAATATGTATCACAATAAAAAAACTGATTTTAAATCTTATTTTTTAACTTTTGATAGTGGATGCCGTTTAGAAATTATGACTAAACCTGAATTAGTTGATGATGAAAAGGATTTAAAAAGAACAGGTTTTATTCATATAGCATTTAGTGTTGGTAGTAAAGAAAAAGTAGATGAATTAACTGAAATATTTAAAGCAGATGGCTATGAAGTTATAAGTGGACCAAGAACAACAGGTGATGGCTATTATGAAAGTTGCATCGTTGGTATTGAGGGAAATCAAATAGAAATTACAATATAGACTGAGGAGATTTTTTTAGTGAATAAAGATTTTGAGGACAATAGTCCCGATTTTACAAGAAGAAAGAAAATTTTAAAAGTAATATTATTTTTATTGCTTATATCTCTTATTATTTTAGTAGTACAATTATTTCTTAAAGAGAATTTATTTTATTTTCAAGAGAATTTCAAGCTAATAAGTTATTTTGCTGTTTATAATTTACTAATTCTATATATTATTATAAGATTAGATCTGTATGTAAGTACTAAAAGAATTAAAGAAAGTAAAAAAGTTGAAGTCCCCAATGAGTTTAGAGTTGATGCATTTAAACAAACAGGCTCTATAATTTTACATATAATTGTTTTAATAATATTTGTTTTTATTGTTGTGGTTGGTGTAGTTGCAAAAGTTGGAATATTTGCAATAATTTTTGGTCTTTTTGGTGCAGGTATAA encodes:
- a CDS encoding YadA-like family protein, yielding MKKSNLRLLAFSLFLVLAQNSLANKIEDGNGSVASDESVAIGISWLDYYGVVHKNIAGDETKPNENYYATAIGIANKVSGKYSSAFGFRNEVSKEGSSAFGSYNEVSEEYSSAFGYNNKASGSSSSAFGFGNKASEEGSSAFGHRNEASGKESVAFGYWNKARGENSAAFGYVNEASEEDSSAFGVANKATGKYSVAFGFGNRAKGSSSSAFGIDNVASEYMSSAFGYNNKASNDGTSAFGVDNVASGKFSSAFGYKNIANERYSLAFGSQYKVTGKASGTFGVGKATFNFTTHEWEYGYINEGKDSYMFGNYNKIAAGTQNNFILGNNVSIGSGINNSVALGNNSTVSSSNEVSVGSATLKRKITNVADGEISATSTDSVTGKQLYSGDGIDTNAWKTKLGVTSGGVDLTAYTKRDGSNLTASDISTWKTKLGVGSGGSGMANSATGTGSTGLGVDNTVTGDYSTAVGYKNKVTGNHSGAFGDPNVVTGNDSYAFGNDNNIAGDNNFVLGNNVNIGAGIQNSVALGNNSTVSSSNEVSVGSATQQRKITNVADGDVSATSTDAVTGKQLYKVMQNSGTTGIENLRNEVNEKIDDVKNEVNHVGSLSAALAGLHPMQYDPKAPAQIMAALGHYRNKQSVAVGLSYYFNDRFMMSAGVAIGSEKRVKSMANVGFTVKLGKGSGVIYNEAPQYAIQDEVKRLTVENNKQAKENQELKAKVDSQDKKIKNLEEKLDMLLKNK
- a CDS encoding VOC family protein; amino-acid sequence: MFIEHIAMYVNDLEKTKEFFIKYLGAKANNMYHNKKTDFKSYFLTFDSGCRLEIMTKPELVDDEKDLKRTGFIHIAFSVGSKEKVDELTEIFKADGYEVISGPRTTGDGYYESCIVGIEGNQIEITI